The proteins below come from a single Holdemania massiliensis genomic window:
- a CDS encoding aspartate-semialdehyde dehydrogenase — MEKVNVAVLGATGAVGRTMIRVLQERHFPMRSLKLLASPHSAGKVIDLGSKSGVVEEFSAAALKDVDLVFGAVDNDLATEYAPLIRRSGALFVDNSSAFRLDPDVPLVIPEINARDIRWHHGIVANPNCATILAMMALSPILKLTPITRMIVSTYQAVSGAGMKGMDELERQIRDPSAAPEVFPFPIAFNVIPQIGEFDEAGISSEEWKMQNEGRRILHEASLQVCCTCVRVPVYRCHSESIYVETRDAVSLQTIRQAAEDCSGIVLNEAPYPTPKECTDSDIVMIGRLRRDGACEKGLHLWCCCDQLRKGAATNAVQIGEWAWQNGLLKKGV, encoded by the coding sequence GTGGAAAAAGTAAATGTTGCCGTACTGGGAGCGACCGGCGCGGTCGGCCGGACGATGATCCGGGTCCTGCAGGAACGCCATTTCCCAATGCGGTCGTTAAAGCTGCTGGCCAGTCCCCACAGTGCCGGCAAGGTGATTGATTTGGGATCAAAAAGCGGTGTGGTTGAAGAATTTTCTGCCGCCGCCTTAAAAGATGTGGATTTGGTGTTCGGGGCGGTAGACAATGATTTAGCAACGGAATATGCTCCGCTGATTCGCCGCAGCGGCGCGTTGTTTGTCGATAACAGCAGTGCGTTTCGGCTGGATCCGGATGTCCCGCTGGTCATCCCTGAAATCAACGCCCGGGATATCCGCTGGCATCATGGAATCGTTGCCAATCCCAACTGCGCGACAATTCTGGCGATGATGGCCCTTTCGCCGATCTTGAAGCTGACGCCGATCACGCGGATGATCGTCAGCACCTATCAGGCTGTCAGCGGGGCAGGAATGAAGGGGATGGATGAGCTGGAACGGCAGATCCGCGATCCATCCGCCGCCCCGGAGGTCTTTCCGTTTCCGATCGCTTTTAACGTGATTCCGCAGATTGGTGAGTTCGATGAGGCAGGCATCAGCAGTGAGGAGTGGAAAATGCAGAACGAAGGCCGGCGGATCCTGCATGAAGCTTCGCTGCAGGTTTGCTGCACATGTGTGCGGGTGCCGGTATACCGCTGTCATTCTGAATCGATTTACGTCGAAACGCGTGATGCGGTGAGCTTGCAGACTATTCGTCAGGCTGCTGAAGACTGTTCTGGGATTGTCCTGAACGAAGCTCCCTACCCGACCCCGAAAGAATGCACCGACAGCGATATCGTCATGATCGGACGGCTGCGCCGGGATGGAGCTTGTGAAAAAGGACTGCATCTGTGGTGCTGCTGCGATCAGCTGCGCAAAGGCGCGGCGACCAATGCCGTGCAGATCGGAGAATGGGCGTGGCAGAATGGGTTATTGAAGAAAGGGGTGTAG
- a CDS encoding carboxymuconolactone decarboxylase family protein: protein MEKVSAGFEALGEFAPQFAHYNDDVLFGEVWAREAQLSPRDRSLITVTALLSGGILDSSLEFHLRKAKENGVTQTEIVEVLTQLGFYSGWPKAWAAFRMAKEIWKEETVSAVFNPMFGLGKTNDAYAPYFIGQSFLNPVVSQGIAMANVTFEPDCRNHWHIHQAEQGGGQILICTDGHGWYQQWGEPARALKPGDIVEIPAGVKHWHGAAKDSWFAHLAFEAPGTKTSTQWCEPVDEAHYKALPDSLENKV from the coding sequence ATGGAAAAAGTATCAGCCGGTTTTGAAGCTTTAGGTGAATTCGCTCCGCAGTTCGCTCACTACAATGATGATGTTTTGTTTGGCGAAGTCTGGGCCCGCGAAGCCCAGTTATCCCCGCGCGATCGTTCGCTGATCACAGTAACAGCTCTTTTATCCGGTGGAATTCTGGATTCATCTCTGGAATTTCATTTGCGCAAAGCGAAGGAGAACGGAGTTACCCAAACCGAAATTGTTGAAGTGCTGACCCAGCTAGGCTTTTACAGCGGATGGCCAAAGGCCTGGGCGGCATTTCGGATGGCAAAGGAAATCTGGAAGGAAGAAACGGTTTCCGCTGTGTTTAACCCGATGTTCGGACTAGGCAAAACCAACGATGCGTATGCACCGTATTTCATCGGCCAGAGCTTTCTGAATCCGGTGGTATCTCAGGGAATCGCGATGGCCAATGTTACTTTTGAGCCGGACTGCCGGAATCACTGGCATATCCATCAGGCTGAGCAGGGCGGAGGTCAGATTCTGATCTGTACCGATGGGCACGGCTGGTATCAGCAATGGGGTGAGCCGGCCAGAGCTTTAAAGCCGGGCGATATCGTCGAGATTCCCGCCGGCGTCAAGCATTGGCATGGCGCTGCCAAGGACAGCTGGTTTGCCCATCTAGCCTTCGAAGCACCAGGCACAAAAACTTCAACCCAATGGTGCGAGCCGGTGGACGAGGCCCATTATAAAGCCTTGCCGGATTCACTTGAAAACAAAGTCTGA
- a CDS encoding MalY/PatB family protein, translating into MNFDQTLDRRNTFSMKWDVREGELPMGLADMDFETAPEIKAAILQRAQHGAYGYTVVPEAWAQAYQSWWQRRHHWQIQKDWLLFCTGVVPAISSVIRKLSTPAEKVLVMTPVYNIFFNSIVNNGRQVLESPLIYDKDQYAIDFKDLETKLSDPQTTLMILCNPHNPIGRLWSREELLRIGELCAKYQVTVIADEIHCDLTDPHAEYIPFASVSSACENLSVTCLAPTKTFNLAGLQTAAIVVPNPNLRHKVWRAVNTDEIAEPNVFAVEAAIAAFDQGEAWLEALRLQIYANKQHLIEVLHKALPQLKVIPSKATYLVWLDCHAVSDDSAGLAKFLRQETGLILNEGSEYGKAGKAFLRMNVAVSPARLNEGLQRLIRGIQIFCENKQA; encoded by the coding sequence ATGAATTTTGATCAAACATTGGACCGCCGGAATACCTTTTCGATGAAGTGGGATGTGCGTGAGGGCGAGCTGCCGATGGGATTGGCGGATATGGATTTTGAAACAGCGCCGGAAATCAAAGCCGCGATCCTGCAGCGCGCGCAGCATGGTGCCTATGGCTATACGGTTGTTCCGGAGGCCTGGGCGCAGGCGTATCAAAGCTGGTGGCAGCGGCGCCATCACTGGCAGATACAGAAAGACTGGCTGTTATTCTGTACCGGGGTGGTACCGGCCATTTCCAGCGTGATCCGCAAGTTGAGCACACCGGCGGAAAAGGTTCTGGTGATGACGCCGGTCTACAATATCTTCTTTAACTCCATTGTGAACAATGGCCGGCAGGTGCTGGAAAGTCCGTTAATCTATGATAAAGATCAGTATGCGATTGATTTTAAGGATCTGGAAACAAAGCTGTCTGATCCGCAGACAACGCTGATGATCCTGTGCAATCCGCACAATCCGATCGGCAGGCTGTGGAGCCGTGAAGAACTTTTACGAATCGGCGAGCTGTGCGCAAAATATCAGGTTACCGTGATCGCCGATGAGATCCATTGTGATCTGACCGATCCGCATGCGGAGTATATTCCGTTTGCTTCGGTTTCCTCCGCTTGCGAAAACCTGTCAGTCACCTGTCTGGCGCCGACCAAGACATTCAATTTGGCTGGGCTGCAGACGGCGGCGATCGTGGTTCCCAATCCCAATCTGCGCCACAAGGTATGGCGGGCGGTCAATACCGATGAAATTGCCGAACCGAATGTCTTTGCAGTGGAAGCCGCGATTGCGGCGTTTGATCAGGGGGAAGCCTGGCTGGAGGCCCTGCGGCTGCAGATTTATGCAAACAAGCAGCATTTAATCGAAGTGCTGCACAAAGCCCTGCCGCAGCTTAAGGTTATCCCTTCTAAGGCCACGTATTTGGTATGGCTCGACTGCCATGCGGTCAGTGATGACAGCGCAGGGCTGGCGAAATTTCTCCGCCAGGAAACAGGGCTGATCCTCAACGAAGGTTCCGAATATGGAAAAGCTGGCAAGGCGTTTCTGCGCATGAACGTCGCCGTTTCCCCAGCTCGTCTGAACGAGGGCTTGCAGCGTCTGATCCGCGGTATCCAGATCTTTTGTGAAAACAAGCAGGCATGA
- a CDS encoding cyclophilin-like fold protein, whose product MTKIQITINGQSFPATLNNSAAAQALLYQLPVTFMMEDLNGNEKYIDLDEKLATNSVAFGSVSAGDLMLFGNRCLVLFYKSFTTDYSYTALGSISEVSGLAEAVGSGQAEVTIERAE is encoded by the coding sequence ATGACAAAAATTCAAATTACTATCAACGGTCAGTCTTTCCCGGCAACGCTTAACAACAGCGCGGCGGCTCAGGCCCTGCTGTATCAGCTGCCGGTGACCTTCATGATGGAAGACTTAAACGGCAATGAAAAATACATTGATCTTGATGAGAAGCTGGCAACAAATTCCGTCGCCTTTGGTTCGGTGTCGGCTGGCGATCTGATGTTGTTCGGCAACCGCTGTCTGGTGCTGTTTTACAAGAGTTTTACGACGGATTATTCCTACACCGCGCTGGGCTCAATCAGCGAGGTTTCCGGGTTGGCGGAAGCGGTGGGGTCAGGTCAGGCTGAGGTGACAATTGAACGGGCGGAGTGA
- a CDS encoding flavodoxin family protein yields the protein MRKKVVVISSSLRSGSNSEVLAQAFVQGAQAAGNIVEEISLKEKDLRFCTGCLACQSTARCWMQDDSAAINAKLKEAEVVVFATPVYFYAMSGQLKILLDRTNPLFTQSCAFRDVYLLMSAAEEDPQALQPIVHELEGWISCFEQAQLAGVVAGGGLSEPSAVSPDTKAYQEAYQLGLHC from the coding sequence ATGCGAAAAAAAGTTGTCGTCATCAGCTCCAGTCTGCGCTCAGGAAGTAATTCCGAAGTCTTGGCACAAGCATTTGTCCAAGGCGCGCAGGCGGCTGGAAATATCGTAGAAGAGATTTCTTTGAAAGAAAAGGACCTGCGCTTCTGCACAGGATGTCTGGCTTGTCAAAGCACTGCCCGCTGCTGGATGCAGGATGACAGCGCCGCGATCAATGCCAAATTGAAAGAAGCGGAAGTCGTTGTCTTTGCCACCCCGGTGTATTTTTACGCCATGAGCGGACAGCTTAAAATACTGCTGGATCGTACCAATCCGCTGTTTACGCAAAGCTGTGCTTTTCGCGATGTGTACTTGTTGATGAGCGCTGCTGAAGAAGATCCGCAGGCTTTGCAGCCCATTGTTCATGAGCTGGAAGGCTGGATTTCCTGCTTTGAACAAGCCCAACTGGCCGGGGTTGTTGCAGGGGGCGGACTGAGTGAACCTTCGGCTGTCAGTCCTGATACAAAAGCCTATCAGGAAGCCTATCAGCTGGGACTTCATTGCTGA
- a CDS encoding amino acid ABC transporter ATP-binding protein codes for MMLEVRNIHKSFADREVLKGVDLKVNKGDVVTILGRSGSGKTTLLRCINFLEQADQGTMTLDQETFELARVSRQDKIRIRRKTAFVFQNYNLFRNKTALENVTEGLIIARKTPESQAVDIALQALEKVGLRDRAAAYPHQLSGGQQQRIGIARAIATQPELILFDEPTSALDPELIGEVLQVMKQLAQEGMTMLIVTHEMNFARQVSSQVLFMDEGVIVEQNPPDLFFDAPQQVQTQQFLKTLREH; via the coding sequence ATGATGCTGGAAGTCCGCAATATCCATAAATCCTTTGCAGACCGGGAGGTCTTAAAAGGAGTGGATCTGAAAGTGAACAAGGGCGACGTTGTCACGATCCTGGGCCGCAGCGGTTCGGGGAAAACGACGCTCTTACGCTGTATTAATTTTTTGGAACAGGCCGATCAGGGAACGATGACCTTGGATCAGGAAACGTTTGAGCTGGCCCGTGTGAGCCGCCAGGATAAAATCCGAATTCGCCGGAAAACCGCGTTTGTATTTCAAAATTACAATTTATTCCGCAATAAGACGGCCTTGGAAAATGTGACGGAAGGACTGATTATCGCCCGCAAAACACCTGAAAGTCAAGCTGTTGACATCGCTTTGCAGGCATTGGAAAAGGTGGGGCTTCGGGATCGGGCGGCGGCCTATCCGCATCAGCTTTCCGGCGGTCAGCAGCAGCGGATTGGGATTGCCCGAGCGATCGCTACCCAACCTGAGCTGATCTTGTTTGACGAACCGACCTCAGCCCTGGATCCGGAGCTGATCGGCGAGGTCCTGCAGGTCATGAAGCAGTTAGCTCAGGAAGGCATGACGATGTTGATCGTAACGCATGAAATGAACTTTGCCCGGCAGGTATCCAGTCAGGTTCTGTTCATGGATGAAGGGGTGATCGTTGAGCAGAATCCGCCGGACTTGTTCTTCGACGCTCCCCAACAAGTCCAGACCCAACAGTTTTTGAAAACACTGCGGGAACACTGA
- a CDS encoding amino acid ABC transporter permease: protein MSERLITIFIQSFWQILLPGLTMTIPLTVISFAIALVIALFTAIVQIAEVPMLKPLARLYIWIIRGTPLLVQLFVVFYGLPSLGIVLDAFPSAIIVFSINTGAYASETIRAAIEAVPPGQMEAGYCVGLTYAQCMRRIILPQALRTAFPPLSNSLIGLIKDTSLAANITIMEMFMAAQRIAARTYEPFALYCEVGLVYLLFCTVLTRLQRTWEAKLKLD from the coding sequence ATGAGCGAACGACTGATTACGATCTTTATTCAATCCTTCTGGCAGATTCTTCTGCCAGGATTAACGATGACAATACCGCTGACCGTGATTTCCTTTGCGATTGCGTTAGTCATCGCACTGTTTACCGCAATTGTCCAAATTGCCGAGGTACCGATGCTTAAACCCTTAGCCCGGCTGTATATCTGGATCATCCGCGGCACACCGTTATTGGTTCAGCTGTTCGTCGTGTTCTATGGTCTGCCCAGTCTGGGGATTGTGCTGGATGCATTTCCTTCAGCGATCATCGTCTTTTCCATCAATACCGGGGCGTATGCGTCGGAAACAATCCGGGCTGCGATTGAAGCGGTGCCGCCAGGTCAAATGGAAGCCGGCTACTGTGTCGGTCTGACCTATGCCCAATGCATGCGCCGGATTATTCTGCCGCAGGCCTTGCGCACGGCCTTCCCGCCGTTAAGCAATTCACTGATCGGCTTGATTAAGGATACTTCACTAGCGGCCAACATCACGATCATGGAAATGTTCATGGCCGCGCAGCGGATTGCCGCCCGGACGTATGAGCCATTCGCCTTATATTGCGAGGTCGGACTGGTATATCTGCTTTTCTGTACAGTGCTGACCCGACTGCAGCGCACTTGGGAAGCGAAACTGAAACTGGATTAG
- a CDS encoding amino acid ABC transporter substrate-binding protein produces MKKFMIKTMTLVLMLGLFTGCASTLPQPDTDLDLLDEIQQRGTLIIGTEGTYSPNSYHDESGALVGFDVEVAQAVAAKLGVEAQFVEAEWDSLFAGMDSGRIDVVINEVEYSEERAQKYDFSQPYTYVHGALLVAADKDEIQGFDDLKGRRSAQNLTSSWGLQAESYGAELVSVDTLAQCIDLLNTGRADATLNAETAFYDYLNQHPEAPVKIVALSDSTTSSLIPVRKGNAKLLEAIDKALDEMKSSGELTALSEKYFGSDITNSQ; encoded by the coding sequence ATGAAAAAATTTATGATCAAAACAATGACGCTGGTTTTGATGTTGGGCTTGTTCACGGGATGTGCGTCAACATTGCCGCAGCCGGACACGGATCTGGATTTGCTGGATGAGATTCAACAGCGCGGGACACTGATCATTGGGACTGAGGGAACCTATTCCCCCAACAGCTACCATGATGAAAGCGGTGCGCTGGTCGGCTTTGATGTCGAAGTCGCGCAGGCGGTAGCTGCCAAACTCGGGGTGGAAGCTCAGTTTGTGGAAGCCGAATGGGACTCACTGTTTGCCGGGATGGATTCCGGGCGGATCGATGTGGTGATCAATGAAGTTGAATACTCCGAAGAACGGGCGCAGAAATATGATTTCTCTCAGCCCTACACCTATGTTCACGGCGCGCTGCTGGTCGCTGCGGACAAGGATGAAATTCAGGGCTTTGACGATCTGAAGGGTCGCCGCAGCGCCCAGAATCTGACGAGCAGCTGGGGTCTGCAGGCGGAAAGCTACGGCGCTGAACTAGTCAGCGTGGATACGCTGGCGCAATGCATTGATCTTTTAAATACCGGCCGAGCTGACGCTACCCTCAATGCCGAAACCGCATTTTACGACTATTTGAATCAACATCCGGAGGCACCAGTGAAAATTGTAGCCCTGAGCGATTCCACGACTTCTTCGCTAATTCCGGTTCGCAAGGGCAATGCGAAGCTGCTGGAAGCGATCGATAAAGCGCTGGATGAAATGAAAAGCAGCGGTGAGCTGACCGCCTTGTCAGAAAAATACTTTGGTTCAGATATAACCAATTCGCAGTAA
- a CDS encoding LysR family transcriptional regulator: MEIRVLQYFLAVAREQSISAAAEALHLSQPTLSRQLKDLEEELGKPLMIRGNRRITLTEEGMLLRKRAQEIVDLVLKTENELTVPEEIISGDIYIGAGETDSMRLLVQAAKNLQQDFPQIHYHLSSGDACDILEDLDKGLLDFALVLGEVDLSKYNTLPLPMRDTWGILMRCDSPLAEKKTLTLEDLFDLPLIVSRQLSCSGELIKLLGDQAEHLNIFATYNLIYNGSLMVDEGLGYALTLDKLISMTGNSSLCFRPLMPKKEIGMRLVWKRYQVFSKAAEQFLKAITQQLETSE; the protein is encoded by the coding sequence ATGGAAATTCGTGTTTTACAATACTTCCTTGCGGTCGCACGGGAACAGAGTATTTCCGCAGCCGCTGAAGCTCTTCATCTCTCCCAGCCAACGCTTTCCCGACAGCTCAAAGATCTGGAAGAGGAACTCGGCAAGCCGTTAATGATCCGCGGCAACCGCAGGATTACGTTAACAGAAGAAGGCATGCTTCTGCGCAAGCGAGCTCAGGAAATTGTGGACTTGGTTCTTAAAACCGAGAATGAGCTGACTGTGCCGGAGGAGATCATTTCCGGCGATATCTATATTGGTGCCGGAGAAACAGATTCCATGCGATTGTTAGTTCAGGCTGCTAAAAATCTGCAGCAGGATTTCCCGCAGATTCATTATCATTTATCCAGCGGCGATGCCTGCGATATCCTTGAGGATCTTGACAAAGGTCTTTTGGATTTTGCCCTAGTCTTAGGGGAGGTGGACTTGTCAAAATACAATACTCTCCCGCTGCCCATGCGGGATACTTGGGGTATATTAATGCGCTGCGACAGTCCTCTGGCTGAAAAAAAGACCCTCACCCTAGAAGATCTGTTTGATTTGCCGCTGATCGTTTCCCGACAGCTAAGCTGCAGCGGAGAATTGATCAAACTGCTGGGGGATCAGGCTGAACATCTGAATATCTTTGCCACTTACAATTTGATTTACAATGGCTCACTGATGGTTGATGAAGGTTTAGGTTATGCATTGACGCTGGATAAGTTGATCTCAATGACTGGCAACAGTTCACTCTGCTTCCGTCCCTTAATGCCAAAAAAAGAAATCGGCATGCGTTTAGTTTGGAAACGATATCAGGTCTTTTCCAAAGCGGCTGAGCAGTTTCTTAAAGCGATAACCCAACAGCTGGAAACATCGGAGTAG
- a CDS encoding helix-turn-helix domain-containing protein has product MNFGEKLVQLRKGKGMSQEDLAVLLKTTRQAVSKWENNQGYPETDKILLLSHIFEVSTDVLLKEEKTVQRTEDEGLYVSREMANGFLDNERKVSRYLGLGFLCAAWAGIPYVLFEADPPKRWLGIAIFGILGICVWVIGMFSDQEQYKKLREEPLIFDYAFLKEISAEYAIRKKKYRIIALPSTILFILGLLILIFTGQNVIPWSIYHIFIFLVWGVGLFGFVSSAAMMEAYELLTENEQFSKRFLFQLKRKIKAKLDLR; this is encoded by the coding sequence ATGAATTTTGGCGAAAAATTGGTTCAATTGCGCAAAGGAAAGGGCATGTCGCAGGAAGATCTTGCAGTCCTGCTGAAAACAACGCGACAGGCTGTCAGCAAGTGGGAAAATAATCAGGGGTATCCCGAAACAGATAAAATTCTTTTACTCTCTCATATTTTTGAAGTGTCGACCGATGTCCTGCTGAAAGAAGAAAAAACTGTACAAAGAACGGAAGATGAAGGTTTGTATGTAAGTCGGGAAATGGCTAACGGCTTCCTTGATAATGAACGAAAAGTTAGCCGATATCTGGGACTGGGGTTTTTATGTGCTGCTTGGGCAGGAATTCCCTATGTTTTATTTGAGGCTGATCCACCAAAGCGGTGGTTGGGAATAGCCATATTTGGTATTCTAGGGATTTGCGTGTGGGTCATTGGCATGTTTTCAGATCAAGAACAATATAAGAAATTACGCGAAGAGCCCTTGATATTCGATTATGCATTTCTGAAGGAAATCTCCGCAGAATATGCAATCCGTAAAAAGAAATATAGAATCATTGCGCTTCCCAGCACAATTCTGTTTATTCTTGGGCTTTTGATATTAATTTTCACTGGGCAAAACGTTATCCCTTGGTCGATTTATCATATTTTCATTTTTCTGGTCTGGGGTGTTGGCTTGTTTGGTTTTGTTAGCAGTGCTGCAATGATGGAGGCTTATGAGCTTCTGACCGAAAATGAACAATTTTCAAAACGTTTTTTGTTTCAGTTGAAACGGAAAATCAAAGCGAAGCTGGATTTGAGATAA
- a CDS encoding GyrI-like domain-containing protein, whose protein sequence is MEFLHCTMDEFAVLGKEGSTHTSNPEWIKQLWTEANSHFNEITELALRDDQGNLAGFWGAMTSLDRTFQPWENHLSVGLYLAGVQIPVETEAPKGWVKWIVPAFDYLYGQVDGDPQTAVQLGLEEIKRQGLALSGAIQEYYCPQENGAMYLFFPIKQNCNEKLRKCIR, encoded by the coding sequence ATGGAATTTCTACACTGCACAATGGATGAATTTGCCGTATTAGGAAAAGAGGGCAGCACACACACTTCCAACCCAGAATGGATTAAACAGCTTTGGACAGAAGCCAACAGTCATTTTAATGAGATTACGGAGCTGGCGCTGCGGGATGATCAGGGAAATTTGGCAGGTTTTTGGGGCGCTATGACCAGCTTGGATCGCACTTTTCAGCCTTGGGAAAATCATTTGTCCGTAGGCTTGTATCTGGCTGGAGTGCAGATTCCGGTTGAAACTGAAGCACCAAAAGGCTGGGTGAAATGGATTGTCCCAGCTTTTGATTATTTATACGGTCAGGTTGATGGCGATCCGCAGACTGCGGTTCAGCTGGGGTTGGAGGAAATTAAGCGGCAGGGATTAGCGTTAAGCGGAGCAATCCAGGAATATTATTGTCCCCAGGAAAATGGTGCGATGTATTTATTTTTTCCAATTAAACAGAACTGCAACGAAAAGTTGCGTAAGTGCATTCGGTGA
- a CDS encoding GntR family transcriptional regulator, whose translation MEKQSKYNEIVRAIIQDIDQGILQARDRLPSEKELQDRFGVSRVTVRKAIDVLIDEGYVVRDYRKGTFISERITYKKMNEIVSFTKSALLRGDIPSTIVHSIDEVKPDPFLMKYLRIGAEEKLIQIRRTRLTNGFPLIYEESYWIASIVGTLDQVKASESLFEYLKKEKGIIPVYSLQELDAIGAAGQIAEALQVHEQFPLLRSLMVFYDASDRPYELAFNYYRTDRCKLSMVRTLNEG comes from the coding sequence GTGGAAAAGCAAAGTAAATACAATGAAATTGTGAGGGCCATCATTCAGGATATTGATCAAGGCATACTGCAGGCACGTGACCGTTTGCCCTCAGAAAAGGAACTGCAGGATCGATTTGGTGTTTCACGGGTGACGGTACGCAAAGCCATCGATGTATTGATCGATGAAGGGTATGTGGTCCGCGATTACCGCAAAGGTACGTTCATCAGCGAGCGGATTACTTACAAGAAGATGAACGAGATCGTCAGCTTTACTAAATCGGCCTTACTGCGCGGCGATATCCCATCTACGATCGTTCACTCCATTGATGAGGTAAAACCAGATCCTTTTCTAATGAAATATCTTAGGATTGGCGCAGAGGAAAAACTAATTCAAATTCGGCGAACGCGATTGACTAATGGTTTTCCGCTAATTTACGAAGAATCGTATTGGATTGCTTCAATTGTGGGAACTTTAGATCAAGTTAAAGCTTCTGAGTCCTTGTTTGAATATTTAAAGAAAGAAAAAGGGATTATTCCGGTCTACAGTCTGCAGGAGTTGGATGCTATCGGCGCGGCCGGACAAATTGCTGAAGCGCTGCAGGTTCATGAACAATTCCCGCTGCTGCGTTCATTAATGGTCTTTTATGACGCTTCGGACAGACCTTATGAGCTGGCATTTAATTATTATCGAACGGATCGATGTAAATTGTCGATGGTCAGAACTCTTAATGAAGGGTAA
- a CDS encoding PTS mannose/fructose/sorbose/N-acetylgalactosamine transporter subunit IIC, with protein sequence MIQPWQIALITLYAFIQPNETRSFNIGLSMPILAGWFTGLLLGNPQTGLMLGGTLQLMTLGVNTYGGTSIPNTTVGAIVGTALSLNSTPELALGIAIPVALLMIQLDILARYANIFFLHRADHYISERSYDKAAFQNVLGMIAPGLSRAVPVFLVLCFGQPFIEAVMGWIPQWFMTGLQVAGGVIPVVGICILLNYLPTRSKLPFLILGFLMAAYLKIPLIGVAGFGLVITLLDFMYTRQADKRWAAAKNGGDLDE encoded by the coding sequence ATGATTCAACCTTGGCAAATCGCTTTAATCACATTGTATGCTTTCATTCAGCCGAACGAAACCCGCTCCTTCAACATCGGCTTAAGTATGCCGATTCTTGCCGGCTGGTTTACCGGCTTGCTTCTAGGCAACCCGCAGACTGGATTAATGTTGGGAGGCACACTTCAGCTGATGACGCTGGGTGTCAATACTTACGGCGGCACCTCAATTCCCAATACAACCGTCGGCGCCATCGTCGGCACTGCGCTCAGCCTGAATTCCACACCAGAGTTAGCGTTGGGCATTGCGATTCCCGTTGCTTTGTTGATGATTCAGCTGGATATCTTAGCCCGTTATGCTAATATCTTCTTTCTTCATCGGGCTGATCATTATATCTCAGAACGCAGTTATGATAAAGCTGCATTCCAAAACGTATTGGGCATGATTGCACCCGGCCTTTCCCGTGCCGTTCCAGTCTTTCTTGTCCTCTGCTTCGGACAGCCTTTCATTGAAGCCGTCATGGGGTGGATTCCGCAATGGTTTATGACTGGTTTGCAAGTAGCCGGCGGCGTCATTCCGGTAGTGGGTATCTGTATCCTTCTCAATTACCTCCCAACACGATCAAAACTGCCATTCTTAATTCTTGGTTTTCTGATGGCTGCTTATTTAAAAATTCCGCTGATTGGTGTTGCTGGTTTCGGACTCGTCATTACTTTATTGGATTTTATGTATACTCGGCAGGCTGATAAGCGATGGGCAGCCGCAAAAAATGGAGGTGATCTGGATGAATAA